GGGTGGGGTAACTGAGCTGCGGAACAGTTATGCGCAGTTTCGTCGGGATTTTATACTGGACACTGTGCCGAGGCGAGCGCCTCTTCATATCACGGCGGACCAGCAGTACCGACTGTTTGTGAACGGCAAGTATGCGGGGCGCGGCCCGGCGCGAGGCTATCAGCGCTGTTGGCCTTACGATGTAATCGATATCGCGTCGCTGTTACGGATCGGTCACAACTGGCTGGCTGTTGAAGCCTACAACCCCGGGATCAGCACTTTCCAGTACCTGCATCAGGGCGTGGCGGGTTTTATCTGCGCGGCTCGTTGGGATGATCTGACGTTGGTCAGCGACGGCCAGTGGATTGGGCGCGTCGATCCGGCCCGGCGGTGGGACACGGTTCGTCTCAGCCAGCAACTGAATTACCAGGAGCACGTTGACCTGCACCGCGATGATCGACGGTGGATTACAGCGCGTTCGGCGCCGACGGATTGGACGCGGCCTGTCTCGGTGCGCCCGTTCGGTGCAATGCCATGGCACGACCTGGAGCCTCGCCGCATCCCGAATCTCGGCCACGAGCAGTTGCTCTACAACGCGGCGGTGGCAGAGAGTTGCGGCGTTTCGGGCGAAGCTTGGTCTGATTGGCGTGACATTCAAGCGGGCTGGCGTCTGGAACGACAAACAGCAAAGTGGGGCAAGGTCGCAAGCGCACGCTACGACCCACAAGATGGGGTGTTGCGCTTGCCGGGGAGCGGCGCGGGGAATTGGCATGCGGTGGTGCTCGATATGGGCCGGCCTGGGGTGGGAACGTTTGAGTTAGCCGTGGAAGCCGCTGCGGGAAGCGAGGTCGTTGATCTCTATGCGTGTGAATGGCTGGATGCTGATGGCGGGCCACATGTGCCGGGGCCAGGGACATGCTGCGAGGCAGCGATGGCTGGGCGCGTCAGGCTGAGGCGCGGAGCGAACGCGTTTGAAACATTTCAGTTGATCGGTCATCGCTTCCTGACCATGATCGTGCGCAATAGTGATAACGAACTGACATTGAGGATTCGGCTGCGTCACAGCGTGTACCCACTGCAGGAAGCCGGTGCGTTTGAAAGCAGCGATGCTGTCGTGAACGACATTTTTCGCATCTGCAAGGACACGCAGCGTGCGTGCATGCTGGATGCTTACGTCGATACGCCGTGGCGGGAACAAGCACAGTGGTGGGGGGATGCGCGAGTGCAAGCCTGGAATACGTTTCATCTCAGCGACGACGCGCGGCTTCTGGAACGGGGCATTCGGCAGATTGCCACGCAGCGTGTGCCGAACGGCCTGACGTACGGGCATGCGCCGACCATGGCGCACGGCTGTATCTTGCCGGACTTTTCGCTGATCTGGTGTCTGACGCTGTATGACCATTACTGGCAGACAGGACAGCCGAATTTATTTGCGGAACTTTGGCCGGAGGTGGAACGGGTACTGGCGTATTTCGACGATCCCGCTCACCAGGCGAATGGGTTGCTGAAGCACGACCCGCGCTACTGGTTGTTCTTGGACTGGTCGAACCTTCAAAAAGAGGGCGTGCCGACGCTGCTGAACCTGTGGTACATTTATACGTTGGCCCGGTTGGCGGAACTGGCGGAAGCCGTGGGAATGGGCGACGCACGGCAGGAACTGGACAATCGTCGTGAAGCCGTCACCGCGCTTGCCATGCATCACCTGTTCGACGAGCGAAGCGGGCTGTTCCGCGACGGTATTCTCCCGAACGGCGAACCGAGCGAGACCCATTCGATTCACAACCAGACGCTGGCGATCATGTCGGGGCTTGCAGCTGAATCGCATGCGACCATGTGGTCGCAGAGCCTGCTTCCCTATCTGCGAGGCGACGCGATCGAGGGAGCGTTGCCATCGAGTTATTGGGTGACATACATTTACCAGACAGCGAGGCAGGCGGGGGAGGACGCGGTGGTGCTGGATCATTTGATTCGTCACTGGCGGCCGATGATCCGGTTCGGTGGCTGCAGTGAATGGTTTGTGGTGGATGATACGACGCCGCAGCCGCCGACGACATACGACGGCACGTTCAGTCACGCGTGGGCGGCCCACCCGATCTATCACCTGATGGGTAGCTTGGGCGGGTTGGTGCAGACGCAGCCCGGCTGGCGTGCGGTGCGTTTTTCGCCCGCCTTCGTACAGGTCGATTGGTGTGCGATTCAGGTGCCGACGCCTCACGGGCTTATCCGCAGCGCTTGGCAATGCAACGATGACAGAATCACGGTTGAGTTAACGCTGCCGGACGGCGTTCGAGCTGACGTGGCGCTGCCGACGGTGGCCGAGGCGGGAGTGACAGGTACATGTCGCTGGAACGTGCCGGTGGGCGAACGGTGACGTCGCCAGCAGTGTGCTTGTACTTCACCGCGGTCACACAATAGACAGGTCCTTCATGGTGCGCAACGATGAACGGGTGGATTGCGAGTAGGGGCGCGGCCCCCTTATGCCGAAGGCCGCGCCTTATTTCTTGAGGAACAATTCGATCACGGGAACGCTCACATCGGGCTCGTGCTGGGGGAGGTTGAGCGTCAGGGTAGTTTGGTCGGCAGTGATCTGATTGCCATGCCATGCGTCGAGGCCGAGTTGAATCTCACTGGCGTCGTGGAGGAACTGAGCGTACTCGACCCGGCCGGCAAGGCCATCGAGGTGCAGGTGCTTGTAGGGCCAGGCGAGCAGGTGCTCGTACAATCGTTTTGTGCTGGGGTTGTACGTCAGTCGGCAGTCTTGAGCGGTGGGGATGGCCCCGCAACCTGCCCGAAGTGTGCCGGCAGCAAAACATGACCGAGCATACCGACGATCGGTGGCGCCATAGGGACGGCGGCGTGACCTTGTGTATATAACTCTCCATATCAAATACTTACGCTTAATCTAATCGACGATTTTGCGCTGAGTTTCACTGGCTCAACCCCCGCGACACTGGCCGCGAAAAAAAGCTTGCATGGCTGTAAGAATCAGGTATACTTCGGTAAACGGTAAACGGTAAATACCTCTTCGAGACCGAGCGCTCATGGCCGTAACAGTGACTGAAATTGCGAGAAAGGCTGGCGTCTCCAAAGGACTGGTCTCACGCGTGTTGCGGGACGATCAGTCATTGCGGATCACCGAATCCCGCCGCCAGCAGGTGCTTGCCGTCGCTAAAGGGTTGGGTGGTATCAAGCGAAATTCGTCCGGCCGCGTGATTGGCAAGCGACTGGCACGAAACATTGTGGTGCCCATCAACAAGACCAGCGTGATGCAGGAGTTGCTCGCCCACTGGGAAAACCAGGGCTTTAAAACCCTTAAATCCGTCCTGGGCGAACATGGCTTTCGCCTGAGCATTGACTTATATGAATCGGATTCTCCTGCGGCCCTGCAGGAGGAGTATCAGATTCTCAAGGGAACGTGCGATGGTCTGGTGTTGTTGGGCGGCATCGTCACGAAGCAGGTCGCGAACTTTGTCCTTGAGAACAAGATTCCTCACGTCAGCATTGATTCGGTCGGCCGGGTGCTTGGCGTCAACACGGTGCTCGAAGATGCGGTCGCCGGCTACTATCAGGCGGTGTCGCACTTGAGCGAACTGGGGCACACCCGCATCGGCTTCCTCGGGCGAACCGAGCAGGGTCATTACCCATCGTTTGCGGCGGCGATGGCGCATCACGGCCTGGATATCAACCCGGCCTGGCGCTGCCGAAGCCCGAGGACGTCCCAACCGATTCCCGACAAAGAAACCGGCTGGCGCGATGCCGCCCGCGAAGCGTTCGGTCAATGGCTCGACGACCACGGGCCTCAGGTTACCGCCATATGCTGCCACAACGACTACGGAGCGCTGGGCGCGTGCGATGCCATGGTCGAGCGAAATCTGGTGCCCGGCAAGGATCTCTCCATCGTAGGCTTCGGCGACTTCGAACGACCTGGTGCACCCCAAACGCAGGACTTTGAACTGACCACCATACATACGTCCCTGGCGGACCTCGGACGTTCCACCGCCGATTCGCTCATCAGTCAGATTCTCTACAAGAAAACTCAGGTCGTTCATCAGTTGATCCCCACTGAACTGATGATCCGCCATACCACGGGGGCGTGCCTGCGTCCTGATGCAAACGGTTAACTCTGGCCTGTTAGGCCGGCTCTGCTTGCTTGTTGTGTTTCATAAATCCTTATTACTCATTTCGTGCAGGAGAATTGTGATGAAAGTCAAGAATTTGATGTTGGGTTTGGGTGTTTCCAGTCTGCTTGTTTTGTCGGGCACTGCGGGAGCAGCCACGATGGTGGATGACTTCAGCAGTTACACCGACGGCAATCTCACCGGTCAAGGGGCGGCTGGCGGCGGATGGGCCGGCGCGTGGTACAAGTCCGGTTCGGCTGCGATCTCGACCACGGTCAACGCGACCGACGGCAACACCGGCGGCGGGCCGACCGGCGGAAGCACTGCCAACATCATTGAAAACACCCGTAACTTCGCCACCCCCCTGGCGGTCACCGACGGGGCCCCGACGATCTGGTTGTCCTTCGATATCCGTGTGAACTTCACCGGCGATTCACTGGGTAACTCGTCGAATACCGTCGAGCTGCTCGGAGCCGGCGCCTACGGTCGACTCAATGACCCCAGCGGCAACACCGAGTGGTCCGCCTACGTGCTGCCTTCCAGTCCGTTCTATGAATTCTCAGGCGTGGACATGCCCGACAACGTCTGGTCGACCGTGGTCGTCAAACTCACCCCGACCGGAAACGGTATCGCAGACTACAGCATGTGGGTCGATCCGAATCTGGCACTTACGGAAGACGACGTGCTCCAGGTTGCGCCCCTGCTGGACGGAACCATGAGCTTGGGCAACACGTCGATTGCCAGCCTGCAAATTCGCAGTGCGTTTTACGACAGCGGCAGTGCTGTGTCTTACGATAACCTTCGCGTCAGCACGGAATCCAGCCCGTTCATCCCCGAGCCGGCGAGCCTTATGTTGGTCGGCCTGGGTCTGCTGGGCGTGATGAGCCGTCGGTGTCGCGCGTAAACCCCTGCGAGAAGTCGGGTCAGGCCGATGCTTGTGATCGGCCCGACTTCTTTCATCATTAATTCGCCTCGTTCATTGCGCACTCACGTCTGACGTCCCTCGTTGTTCCATGAAGTGAGATTTGTAACTATGCAAACCAGTCATCCTCCTCATCGCGCGGGCTTTACCCTGATCGAACTGCTCGTGGTAATCAGCATCATTGCTCTACTGGTCGCCATTCTGTTGCCCGCACTCTCTGCAGCACGTGAATCTGCGCGGATGACCCAGTGTCGCACCAATCAGCGAAGTGTCGCGCAAGCCAACTTCATGTACGTCGGAGATTATCGAGGCTGGATGCCGCCGAATGAAACGGCCACGAACAATCCGGTTGCCGACGGTGTGCTCGACTGGCGTAACAAACTGGCGTACTACTTTGATGGCGTGGTGCGCGAGCCGGTCTCTCCGCCAGCCGAGGCGTTCAAGTGTCCGACCAAGGAATACTCGGACGCTTCAGCCGGCGTTGGCGCATACCCGGAATGGCCCGACGGTTATCGAGCTGGCACCGCAATCAATTTTTTCCTCTATCGGTTCAATAATCCCGCCCGATACGATGATGTGCTCTCGCCGTCCTCAACCTTCATGACGATGGATTCGCCGGATCATCTCATTCTGACCTTTTTCCCCACGGTACCGCCATTGGACACTTACGTCGGCTTTCACCATGGCGGCGCCGGCCAGACCCGAAGCTTTGGCGCATACACGATCAGATACGGTGGTTCCGCCATCGCCGGCTACCTCGACGGACACGCGGCGACGTTGCAAGCTGAAGACACCGGATCCACCTTCAGCGATCCATTCTGGTCCGATCCATTCGAGTAAATACACAGCGATAGCAGCTTGCAAAAAAGAAAATTTGATCGCCCATGCCTCATGGGTGGACGCTTTAACTACCACAGGATTGACATGATCAACATGATACAAAAGCAAGTGGCGGGCCTGGTCATGGTGATACTTTCGCTGAGTCTGCCGGTTTCGGCTCTCGCACAACACGCCGCAGCCGTGGCGTCCGTCCCCTTGGTCGAACGGGGGCCCACGATGGATGGCGGCACCGACGACGCGGTGTGGCGTACCATCTCGGAACAACATTCGCTGACAAACGCCGACGGTACACGGACGATCGACGCCGCCACGCGTTTTCGCGTCTGCACTGATGGTCAATGGCTCTACTTTCTTGTCGAAGCGGCACACCCCCGCCCCACAGAGCTTGACCGCACCAACCTCGGCCGCGATCGGATCACATGGGACGAAACGGTTGAAATTTTCATTGCTCCAGATCCGCAGGCACCGCGTTACTACCACTTCGCCCTCGCCCCTGGCGGGTCCAATTATGATGCGATCGAACAGGCCCCGGGCACTGACTGGGACTCGTCGTGGAAACATCATTCAACGATCACTGAAGATGGCTGGGTCGCTGCAATCGCGATTCCACTCAGGGAACTTGGGCTGGTGGAGGGCGTGAAGATCGGGGATCGTCTTGCGGTTAACGTTTGCCGCACCACCGAAGCCGCGAGCCGACACCAGAACTGGTCCCCCACTGGCGGAGTCTTCCATCAGAGGCAGGCCATGGGCGAATTCATCATCGGCTCCTATCAGGACGCGGCCATGGCAAATGCCCGTCAGTTGCGTGAGCAGATCAACACTGCCGCTGCCTCCGAGCGGATACAAAAAGACACCTCCGCCCAATCCGCATTGCGGGAACTGACCCGCACCTCCAATGAACTGCAAGCTGAAGCGGCACGCATACGCTCGGCCGAGCAATGGCGGGGGATGGAAAAACGCAGAAGCGATCTGCTGAATGAACTGCGAGCCGTGCTGTCGGGCAATAACCCCATGTTCATCTGGCAAGTCAATCCTTGGGATTTGCCGGCCATGGACGATTTGCCCGGCGCAGAAGTCGAACAAAACACCCATCTCACCGGCGAAGCCTTTCAGAAGGAACACCTGACACTGGCGTTCGGTGTGGCGAACCTGTCCAACGCGCCTGTACGGTTTCGCATCCTGCCCAGCGAATGGGCTCGGCTGGGGTCGACCGATCGCGCAGCAGCCGCGGATCATCTCACGGTTCGACGTGTGACCGAAGTGGCCATCAGCGGTGGCTCGATCCTCCGTGACGCGCTGCCTCAGCTTCGGATCGAAGATGAGGTGACGCTGCTGCCCGGAAGCCACGCGGTCATCTGGCTGACCGTGAACACCCGCGACATGACTGCGGGCGTGTGGCGGTCCAATCTGACCCTGGTGCCGTTGCTGGCTCCCGATATGCGGAAGGACGTTGCGCTACAAACGACAATCTACCCTGCAGCGTTGCCCGACGGGCCGCGTCCTTACTCAGCCAACTGGGCGTACTATGAAAATCCGCCCAGCAGCGTGAACCGCGAAGCGGCCTATCAAGACCAGCGTGAACACCATACCAACATCCACTACCTGCCCGGCTACGCCGCCTCCGGCCTCGGCAGCCTGTCATATGACGACCAGGGCAAGCCTCGCGATGATCCTGATTTTTCCATCCTTGATGAATGGATCGATCGATTCGGCGACCGCGGCCAGTTTTACATCTTCCGGATGGACTATCCACGGCTCCCTGCCGAAATGGGAGGCAAGGACAATCTGGACGACCCGCAGGCTCGCGAGAATTTTCGTTGGTGGGTCACCAAAGTGCGTGAACATTTTGAAAGCCGGGGTATGAGTGTGCGTGACTTTGCATGGTACGCTGCGGACGAGCCGGACCTCGAAGGAGCGCATCAGGTTCGCAAGTTTGGCACGCTCATGCAGTCGGCCGACCCGCAACAGCAGATCTATGTCACCGTGTATCAAGCCCAGCGCGTGGAATGGCTGGAGATCATGGCCCCTTACGTCAATGTCTGGACAATGAAGTTCAACATTTCCAAGGAGCAACGGGACTTCCTGCTCGCTCAGGATGCACGCTATTTCAGTTACAACGTCCTGCCCAACACCTCAAGCCCATACTTTTCCTACCGCCGCGAGGCGATGCTGGCGAAGGTGTACGACAGTGAAGGGATCGGATTCTGGAGTTACGAAGATACCGGCATTCCGCGTGACGGATCGACGAGCTGGATTCCCAAGAGCGCAACAAGTTATGCGGTGATCTACGAAGGGCAGGACGGCGTGGTGCCAAGTGTTCGCTGGGAAGCGTGGCGGCAGGGCATTCAGGACTTCCGTTATGTTGAATGGCTTGAAACACTGGTGGAGGCATCGTCCGACGCGACCCTTGCTTCGCAGGGACGTACACTTGCCGCGCAGACGCCGCAGCACATCCTCGACAGTCGCGACCGCACCACTGCCGACCGGAGCATGGCCGAGCTGCGCCGCATCATCACCCAACTACTTGTTGCCGACGGCAGCGTCGAACAGGAACAGGTCGATCGCCTCGTCCGCGCCTCCCCCCTCTGTCTTACTGGCAACGACACGCTGCAACTTTATGAAAACCTCGACAACGTCAGTCGCTATCGCTACAGCGTTGCCCCGTCAGACGACCCCGACCAGACGCGGCTGACCGATGGCAACATGCAGTATCCCAGCGGGTGGGTTCTTTTCAATGGAGCGCCTGAAACGTGGGCGGTAACGTTTGATCTTCAGCGGCCTTGGCAGTTGAGCCACTTGGATTTCTTGGCCGACGTAAACCCGTTTGTACCCAATGTTCGCCACTTTACGGTCTATCTCAGCGAGACGGGCCGCGAGGATGATTGGGTGAAAATCGATGAAGTCACGCTTCGGCATGAGCCTGGCACCGATGTTCTCCGTGCCGACGCCGGCCGCATGCGTAAAGACCATTTCATCGGCATGGAACTCGACGCCATGCGGGCACGCTACCTGCGGCTGGAAATGAAAACGCCGGGCTACGCGCGGCTGGGCGAAGTGCGAATTTATGGCTGGGCGGAAGAATAATCCGCTTCAGCCCGTGAGTAAATGCGTTGCGTTCCAGCTTTAACATGATGGCAACCCCGCACCATAAGAACCCGTACCACCCCATGATTCTGGCCAATGGGTCGGATGCGGTGCTGCTGAACTACACCGGCAGCATGGCGTCCGGATTGACCGGCCACGCGCATCTTGAACAGCATCAGGGAACCCTCTGCGGCTGGTACAAGCCCGCCCATGCCGGCTGCGTGACACCTCGCTATGTGCCACTACTTGTTGAGAGTGGCTACCAGATCATGCTCAACGGCGAAGTGTGTGATATCAGCGATTACGAACAGCAGTTTTTCCCCCAGCAGGCATTGCTGAAAACCCGGGCGACTGCACGCGGCGCCGTGGTGGAAATCGTCGCGTTTCTTACGCATGAGCATACGCTGGTCGAGCGTTACAAGATCATCAGCCTGCCGTCGGGCACGCGTGCTCAGTTGGCATTTTATGTTCGCAGCACTGCCGGGCACATGGGCGGATTGGTCGGCGTCCACCACACGCAACTCGAATATCATTCATCCACCCCAGACCAACTGGCTTTTGACTATCACGTCGATACGGTTCGCGGCGCAGGCGTGATGCAGGTCGATCGGCCGGCCGATGAGAACTACGACGCCTTTCCCGGCCTGCAATACAATCAGGTGAAAGTCGGTTTTACAGCCACCAAATACCTCACCCTTTTCGATACCAGCGACACCCGCAGTTACCGCAAGCAACTCAACGCTCAACGGGAATGTTGCCGGACGCTGCCCTATGCTCGCATCAAAAGGGCGCATCAAACCAACTGGCGAACCTACGCCGCCAAGAATTCATTGACTGTCCCCGATGCAACCGCGCAGTACCTCTATGACTACAGTATGTACTACCTTCGGGCGAATCAGTACGCCGCCACCGGTGCAATCTCCTGTGGTCCGCTTCCTCACCTATGGGCAGGTGGGGTGCATTGTCCATATGATGCGGCATTCGCTCAGCAAGCATTATTGCGTAATAACCGTCTTGAAGAAGGTCGGGCCCATGTCGCCTTTCATCGGCAGGGGCATGCGGCCGCAAGAAAGCTTGCACGATCCGCAGGAATCTCCGGTGCGATTTACTCCGGCTGGTCCGATTGTCGCGGCCAACATCTCGGTGTAGGGCATGGCCGCAACTGGCAGGACTATCTTTTGAAATACAAGCCGCTCATGCCGGCTTACCTCGTACTGGATGCCTATTGGCAGTGGGTGTTTGATCCGCAGGATGCCGATCATCGCCGCAACCTGCCGTACATGCGGGACATTCTTGCACTGGCAATCGAACGGTTCATCATTGAGCATGACGATCACGCCACCATGCGACCGTGCGCTCCCGGTAACGAATCAGAAATCGTTGTTGAAAACGACACGCTCAACGGCTTGGCCTACGCCCGTGCACTCGAAGGCTACGCGCAAATGTGTCAGGCGCTCGGCGACACATCCGCAGAACAACATGGTCGCCTCGCAGGCAAGCTTTTCAAGGGCATCGCGAAAAATACGGAGCAAGGCGTACTTCTGCCTTACCCGGACGCTCCCTACCTCACCGGATTGCAACTGGACTTCTACCTGCTGGGCCTGCCGGCCAAGGGAAGCCGCAAGAGTGTGCAGGCGGGACTCCGCGCGATGCGAACGTCGTGGGGGCTGGATTCGGATCAACCGTCGGAAGCCTACCGCGACTGGCCCTGGTTGAACTGCCGGGCGGGAATTGCGCTGGCTCATCTCAAGCAACCACGCCAGGCGTTCGAGTGGCTTCTACATGCCGGTAGCAAAGCTTCAAGTCTCGGCGCACTGCCAGAGAAGATCCGAATGGACGGCTACGCCATCGGCTACGGCTACGTCTCGCCACATGCGCTTTACGCTTGGATGATGTCCCACGCTTTCGCACACGACGGCCCTGACGATGAATTGGCGATCCTCTGGGGATTCGATGGCCGCTGGCGCGATATGAGCGTTGAAAACGTTCGCCTCGCGGCGGGGCTACTAATCAGTCTCAGTGTCGTCGCGGGTAAGGTCACTCGGGTCGAGATTGTGAACCGGTCCGCCCAACCCCTGCAACGCACTCTCAACCTGAACCCCGCCTACACAGGGATCAAGAACCGCGCGGTCACCATCCCGTCCCGCGACTCGATAATCGTTGAAAGTTGAAGCCTTATGTGGACACGGCGCATGAGCCTGTCAGAATACCGCACGTTTCTTCGTGACATGATGACGCTGCAATTGCGTTACGCCTGTTGCGTGATGCAACGCGAAAACATCTCACTGACCGAAGCTCTCTGCGATCATACAGAGCTTTACTCCTACTGCGACTTCTACAACCCATCTCTAGCGCCGATGGCTGATGAATGCTTTGTGCGCCTCGCCCATGAGTTGGATCAGCTTCGGCAGGAATCAGATGAAGCGACGTTCGCCGCGCATGCCTGGCGACAGATGGTCCCGCATCTTGAGCCACGTATCGAAAAGGATCTGGCAGCAGCTCAGACAGTGATCGCACAATCGTTTCATGGCTTTACCTATGAGTTGGTTCCGGAATACTTCGGGGCAGATAAACCACTGTATCTGACTCTGCACTTTCGCAATGACTTTGGTCCCGACTCGCCGTTTAATCATCGGCCGACGTTGATACGTGGGCTGATGAATCTACTGCAGGAGGTGCAGGCGAATCATCCCACGATTGATCAGGTGCAATGTGCGACGTGGATGAATCACTTGCATGCTTTCACCAGCCTCTTCCCCGCCGAGTGGACCGCACGCTCCAATGACTGCCCTTATGAACCCAATGCGGGCTGGTGGGGCCAGTTCATTGACCGCAGGGGACAGGTTCACCCACGCCGAGCGGCCATACTATTAAGTCGAGGAACGTTTCCATACACCAATCGGCATTGCCGATGTTCGCTGAACGCCTGGCGGGAGCACCTGGCGAACCTAGCGGTTTCATCGCCTGTCTCGAAGGTAAATGATGTTGAATAAACGGTGCATTGGATTGGTCGCGGTGATCACCTCCCCGCGTGCCGACGCAATGCCGGTGGCACAGCCTCGGCCTCAGACGGGCTGCCTGCCCGGCAGAGCCACCGTTCGCGACCATGGAATACAGGATGGCGATCATGACGCGTCGCTTCAACAAGGGCTGCAAACGTTGACATGGGACCTCGATGTACTGGAGGCGAACACGCCATGAGCGCCCCGATCTCACCAAACGACAAACGGACGCCGGGAACTCGGGTGCTGGTCTGCGGTGCATCGTCCGGCATCGGCAAGGCGACGGCGCACCGGTTTGCTGGGGAAGGTTGGCGCGTGTGCCTCCTCGCACGTAGACAGGCGCAACTCGAGCAACTGCGGGCGCAACTTCCGGGTGATGGGCACCTGGTGATCGCGGGGGACTACAGCGCACCGGCCACGGCAGCAGAGATCACACGCACCATCCGGCACGCGTGGGACGGGCTCGACGCGGTGGTCAACAGTGCCGGCGTCGTCGGACCGGCGCAGGCGGTGGACAGTGACATCGCTCAGTGGAGAAAGCCGTTCGACATCATGGTGAACGGCGCCACTTACCTGACGCGAGCCGTGGTGCCGTTGATGGCGGAAGGCGGACGGCTGGTGCATGTCACCTCGATCCACAGTCAACGGGCCGAGCGGCTGGCCAGCGCCTACGGCATGGCCAAGGCGGCGATTGAGCAGTATTGCCGCTCGCTGGCGCTCGAGCTGGCCGATAAGAGGATTCTCGTCAATGCGATTGCTCCCGGGTTTGTGCGTACCCCAATGAGCACGGTGGACGGAGTGAATGAACTGGAGACGGAATGGTTTCACGCTAACTACGTTCAAGGCGATCATCTGCCCCTGCGTCGTGCGGCCGAGCCGAAGGAGATCGCGGGGGTGGCTTACTTTTTGTGCGGGCCAGACG
The Phycisphaerales bacterium AB-hyl4 genome window above contains:
- a CDS encoding alpha-L-rhamnosidase C-terminal domain-containing protein, with protein sequence MNGKYAGRGPARGYQRCWPYDVIDIASLLRIGHNWLAVEAYNPGISTFQYLHQGVAGFICAARWDDLTLVSDGQWIGRVDPARRWDTVRLSQQLNYQEHVDLHRDDRRWITARSAPTDWTRPVSVRPFGAMPWHDLEPRRIPNLGHEQLLYNAAVAESCGVSGEAWSDWRDIQAGWRLERQTAKWGKVASARYDPQDGVLRLPGSGAGNWHAVVLDMGRPGVGTFELAVEAAAGSEVVDLYACEWLDADGGPHVPGPGTCCEAAMAGRVRLRRGANAFETFQLIGHRFLTMIVRNSDNELTLRIRLRHSVYPLQEAGAFESSDAVVNDIFRICKDTQRACMLDAYVDTPWREQAQWWGDARVQAWNTFHLSDDARLLERGIRQIATQRVPNGLTYGHAPTMAHGCILPDFSLIWCLTLYDHYWQTGQPNLFAELWPEVERVLAYFDDPAHQANGLLKHDPRYWLFLDWSNLQKEGVPTLLNLWYIYTLARLAELAEAVGMGDARQELDNRREAVTALAMHHLFDERSGLFRDGILPNGEPSETHSIHNQTLAIMSGLAAESHATMWSQSLLPYLRGDAIEGALPSSYWVTYIYQTARQAGEDAVVLDHLIRHWRPMIRFGGCSEWFVVDDTTPQPPTTYDGTFSHAWAAHPIYHLMGSLGGLVQTQPGWRAVRFSPAFVQVDWCAIQVPTPHGLIRSAWQCNDDRITVELTLPDGVRADVALPTVAEAGVTGTCRWNVPVGER
- a CDS encoding LacI family DNA-binding transcriptional regulator, giving the protein MAVTVTEIARKAGVSKGLVSRVLRDDQSLRITESRRQQVLAVAKGLGGIKRNSSGRVIGKRLARNIVVPINKTSVMQELLAHWENQGFKTLKSVLGEHGFRLSIDLYESDSPAALQEEYQILKGTCDGLVLLGGIVTKQVANFVLENKIPHVSIDSVGRVLGVNTVLEDAVAGYYQAVSHLSELGHTRIGFLGRTEQGHYPSFAAAMAHHGLDINPAWRCRSPRTSQPIPDKETGWRDAAREAFGQWLDDHGPQVTAICCHNDYGALGACDAMVERNLVPGKDLSIVGFGDFERPGAPQTQDFELTTIHTSLADLGRSTADSLISQILYKKTQVVHQLIPTELMIRHTTGACLRPDANG
- a CDS encoding PEP-CTERM sorting domain-containing protein, giving the protein MKVKNLMLGLGVSSLLVLSGTAGAATMVDDFSSYTDGNLTGQGAAGGGWAGAWYKSGSAAISTTVNATDGNTGGGPTGGSTANIIENTRNFATPLAVTDGAPTIWLSFDIRVNFTGDSLGNSSNTVELLGAGAYGRLNDPSGNTEWSAYVLPSSPFYEFSGVDMPDNVWSTVVVKLTPTGNGIADYSMWVDPNLALTEDDVLQVAPLLDGTMSLGNTSIASLQIRSAFYDSGSAVSYDNLRVSTESSPFIPEPASLMLVGLGLLGVMSRRCRA
- a CDS encoding type II secretion system protein, encoding MQTSHPPHRAGFTLIELLVVISIIALLVAILLPALSAARESARMTQCRTNQRSVAQANFMYVGDYRGWMPPNETATNNPVADGVLDWRNKLAYYFDGVVREPVSPPAEAFKCPTKEYSDASAGVGAYPEWPDGYRAGTAINFFLYRFNNPARYDDVLSPSSTFMTMDSPDHLILTFFPTVPPLDTYVGFHHGGAGQTRSFGAYTIRYGGSAIAGYLDGHAATLQAEDTGSTFSDPFWSDPFE
- a CDS encoding sugar-binding protein; translated protein: MIQKQVAGLVMVILSLSLPVSALAQHAAAVASVPLVERGPTMDGGTDDAVWRTISEQHSLTNADGTRTIDAATRFRVCTDGQWLYFLVEAAHPRPTELDRTNLGRDRITWDETVEIFIAPDPQAPRYYHFALAPGGSNYDAIEQAPGTDWDSSWKHHSTITEDGWVAAIAIPLRELGLVEGVKIGDRLAVNVCRTTEAASRHQNWSPTGGVFHQRQAMGEFIIGSYQDAAMANARQLREQINTAAASERIQKDTSAQSALRELTRTSNELQAEAARIRSAEQWRGMEKRRSDLLNELRAVLSGNNPMFIWQVNPWDLPAMDDLPGAEVEQNTHLTGEAFQKEHLTLAFGVANLSNAPVRFRILPSEWARLGSTDRAAAADHLTVRRVTEVAISGGSILRDALPQLRIEDEVTLLPGSHAVIWLTVNTRDMTAGVWRSNLTLVPLLAPDMRKDVALQTTIYPAALPDGPRPYSANWAYYENPPSSVNREAAYQDQREHHTNIHYLPGYAASGLGSLSYDDQGKPRDDPDFSILDEWIDRFGDRGQFYIFRMDYPRLPAEMGGKDNLDDPQARENFRWWVTKVREHFESRGMSVRDFAWYAADEPDLEGAHQVRKFGTLMQSADPQQQIYVTVYQAQRVEWLEIMAPYVNVWTMKFNISKEQRDFLLAQDARYFSYNVLPNTSSPYFSYRREAMLAKVYDSEGIGFWSYEDTGIPRDGSTSWIPKSATSYAVIYEGQDGVVPSVRWEAWRQGIQDFRYVEWLETLVEASSDATLASQGRTLAAQTPQHILDSRDRTTADRSMAELRRIITQLLVADGSVEQEQVDRLVRASPLCLTGNDTLQLYENLDNVSRYRYSVAPSDDPDQTRLTDGNMQYPSGWVLFNGAPETWAVTFDLQRPWQLSHLDFLADVNPFVPNVRHFTVYLSETGREDDWVKIDEVTLRHEPGTDVLRADAGRMRKDHFIGMELDAMRARYLRLEMKTPGYARLGEVRIYGWAEE